In Daphnia pulex isolate KAP4 chromosome 7, ASM2113471v1, one genomic interval encodes:
- the LOC124196769 gene encoding spidroin-2-like isoform X1 yields MFKFLVVSCLVVAVAHGSSIAAAKKITERSDYDTESIPGTPFFGVGPEDNSIDRSGNYGSESAGSSGAAGGYGAGESSASFSAGPEYGSGSQGSSGGYDSSSGSSDGGYGGQESWTPVQQQIPAPTSSGYGDQSGPADFPSGGQSSGGYGAAEVITVPNVPIDSYGGSEQQSYGGSSSSGGGDFGGSFSSGGYGESPAVGPSTDGGYGGGSSAGGFGAAEFHGESQSQGYEAEGGPASVGYGQSSPQQESSGYGGAPSLPIQVQPQIPSGGGYQSGNNQGSNAGGYGQSAAPIQPLPQSGGNSYGGGQQVPVPRLPSAGNYGQSAAPAIPIPQSSGGYGGQSSQGSSGYGSPQPQPVPVPSGGGGYGGGGSSQQQQGSSGYGGQQSPIPSIPIPQSGYGGQSSQGPSGYGSAQSPPSVPAPSGGGGYGGGGSSQQQGSSGYGGQQIPVPIPQSGYGGQSSQGSSGYGSPQPQPVPVPSGGGGYGGGGSSQQQGSGSYGGQQSPVPIPQSSGSYGGQSSQGPSGYGGAPSAPSGGAGYGGGGSNQQGSGYGGQQSPVPAIPIPQSNGGGYGGQPSIPRPAGPSGYGGGGSSQQQQGSSGYGGQSTAPVQRPAAAQSGGNYGGSQSRPAGYSGGAGSSQQGYSNGPAPQQHGQSSSGNYGGGQQQAPIQRPSLPSGGGSYQPRPAPAQSSGNYGGQAPRPQSGGGYNGPSAGPIQRPSPPSQGGYGGSPPRPAPSGPSGYRGPSAPSFIPIAHAAQSSGGSYGSSGQQQQQQGYGGAPRPAPAPSGGGGYGGGNQQPPRPSGAGGYGSSNQQQQGSSGYGGQQQQRPSSSSNYGGAGPSAPRPSGGGGYGSSQPRPSVPAPSGGGGYGGSSQGSSGYGQSSVRPSAPSGGGGYGSAPSRPAPSSGGGGYSSGSQQQQSRPSAGNYGGGSSQGGGYGGGSARPPVPVPSGGGYGGNSGSSYGAGSAPVPVQVAPSKGISYGNSRSTGLSSLPPAMISLDAPFVPSVLLSSSASSSGYGR; encoded by the exons ATGTTCAAG TTCCTAGTGGTCAGCTGCCTCGTTGTGGCAGTTGCTCATGGCTCATCCATCGCTGCTGCAAAGAAAATCACAGAGCGCAGTGATTACGACACGGAATCTATTCCAG GAACGCCATTTTTCGGAGTAGGCCCGGAAGATAACAGCATCGACAGATCTGGAAATTACGGAAGTGAATCAGCTGGAAGTAGCGGCGCTGCTGGAGGTTACGGGGCTGGAGAATCTTCCGCTTCTTTTTCGGCTGGTCCGGAATACGGAAGCGGTAGCCAAGGATCTAGCGGCGGGTATGACTCATCATCCGGCTCAAGTGACGGAGGATACGGCGGCCAGGAATCCTGGACACCCGTCCAGCAACAAATTCCGGCACCCACTAGTAGCGGATACGGCGATCAATCCGGGCCAGCAGATTTCCCAAGTGGTGGCCAATCATCCGGCGGCTACGGCGCAGCGGAAGTCATTACGGTCCCAAATGTTCCCATCGACAGTTATGGTGGATCCGAGCAACAAAGTTACGgcggatcttcttcttccggagGAGGAGATTTCGGCGGTTCATTCTCCTCCGGTGGCTATGGCGAATCACCTGCTGTTGGTCCGTCCACCGACGGAGGATATGGAGGTGGATCGAGTGCTGGAGGCTTCGGTGCGGCTGAATTTCATGGCGAAAGTCAATCACAAGGTTACGAAGCTGAAGGAGGACCTGCTTCCGTCGGGTACGGCCAATCCTCTCCCCAGCAGGAATCTTCCGGTTATGGCGGAGCACCTTCTTTACCCATTCAAGTCCAGCCTCAGATTCCAAGTGGGGGCGGATACCAAAGCGGAAATAATCAGGGCAGCAATGCTGGAGGTTATGGCCAATCCGCTGCTCCAATCCAGCCCTTGCCTCAATCCGGTGGCAACAGTTACGGTGGTGGTCAGCAGGTTCCCGTTCCACGTCTTCCATCAGCTGGCAACTATGGCCAGTCTGCTGCCCCGGCTATTCCAATTCCGCAATCCAGTGGAGGTTATGGTGGACAATCATCGCAGGGCTCTTCCGGCTATGGTAGTCCACAGCCTCAACCTGTTCCGGTTCCTTCCGGCGGTGGTGGCTACGGTGGGGGCGGATcgagccaacaacaacaaggatcTTCAGGATATGGTGGCCAGCAATCTCCTATTCCGTCAATTCCAATTCCGCAATCCGGTTATGGCGGTCAATCATCGCAGGGGCCTTCCGGCTACGGTAGCGCACAGTCTCCTCCATCAGTTCCGGCTCCTTCGGGCGGTGGCGGCtacggtggtggtggatccAGCCAGCAACAAGGATCATCAGGATACGGTGGACAGCAGATTCCTGTTCCAATTCCGCAATCCGGTTATGGCGGTCAATCATCACAGGGTTCTTCCGGCTATGGTAGTCCACAGCCTCAACCTGTTCCGGTTCCTTCCGGTGGTGGAGGATACGGTGGTGGCGGATCAAGCCAACAACAAGGATCAGGATCATATGGAGGCCAGCAGTCCCCCGTTCCAATTCCGCAATCAAGTGGAAGTTATGGCGGACAATCATCACAGGGGCCTTCTGGTTATGGTGGTGCCCCTTCGGCTCCTTCCGGCGGAGCGGGCTACGGTGGAGGCGGGTCAAACCAACAAGGATCAGGATATGGAGGCCAGCAGTCCCCTGTACCGGCAATTCCAATTCCGCAATCAAATGGAGGCGGTTACGGCGGACAGCCGTCGATTCCACGACCTGCAGGCCCTTCCGGTTACGGTGGAGGCGGATCcagccagcaacaacagggaTCTTCAGGATATGGTGGCCAGTCAACTGCTCCAGTCCAAAGGCCAGCAGCGGCTCAATCAGGAGGTAATTACGGCGGATCGCAATCTCGTCCTGCTGGATACTCTGGCGGTGCAGGATCGAGCCAGCAAGGGTACAGCAATGGCCCAGCACCTCAGCAACACGGACAAAGTTCAAGTGGCAATTACGGCGGTGGCCAACAGCAGGCGCCAATCCAACGACCAAGTCTTCCATCCGGCGGCGGATCATATCAGCCAAGACCTGCTCCAGCACAAAGTTCAGGAAATTATGGCGGCCAGGCCCCACGGCCTCAATCCGGTGGCGGGTACAATGGGCCATCAGCTGGACCAATTCAGAGGCCTAGTCCTCCCAGTCAAGGAGGATATGGAGGTTCACCACCCCGCCCAGCTCCATCAGGTCCATCCGGATATCGAGGACCATCGGCTCCGTCTTTCATTCCCATTGCACATGCAGCTCAGTCTTCCGGCGGAAGTTACGGATCATCcggccaacaacagcaacaacagggaTATGGGGGTGCACCTCGCCCAGCTCCAGCTCCATCCGGAGGTGGTGGATACGGTGGTGGAAATCAGCAGCCTCCTAGACCATCCGGTGCTGGAGGGTATGGATCATCTAACCAGCAACAGCAAGGATCGTCAGGATATGGAggccaacaacagcaaaggCCGTCGTCTTCATCAAATTACGGGGGCGCCGGTCCATCAGCACCTCGTCCTTCCGGCGGTGGAGGATACGGATCGTCTCAGCCCCGCCCATCAGTTCCAGCTCCTTCCGGCGGAGGGGGCTACGGTGGATCAAGCCAAGGATCGTCAGGATATGGTCAATCCTCCGTAAGGCCATCAGCTCCTTCCGGCGGTGGTGGCTATGGATCAGCCCCATCACGTCCAGCTCCATCATCCGGAGGTGGCGGCTACAGTAGCGgatctcagcagcagcaatctcGTCCATCGGCTGGAAACTATGGTGGTGGCAGTAGCCAAGGAGGTGGGTACGGTGGTGGATCGGCTCGTCCTCCAGTCCCGGTTCCTTCCGGCGGTGGGTACGGAGGAAATTCCGGATCTAGCTATGGCGCTGGATCAGCCCCAGTTCCCGTGCAAGTGGCCCCTTCCAAAGGAATCAGTTATG GTAATAGCCGCTCGACTGGATTGAGCTCTCTGCCTCCGGCGATGATTTCATTGGACGCTCCGTTCGTCCCGTCTGTTCTCCTTTCGTCCAGCGCTTCGTCCAGCGGATACGGCCGTTGA
- the LOC124196769 gene encoding spidroin-2-like isoform X2: protein MFKFLVVSCLVVAVAHGSSIAAAKKITERSDYDTESIGTPFFGVGPEDNSIDRSGNYGSESAGSSGAAGGYGAGESSASFSAGPEYGSGSQGSSGGYDSSSGSSDGGYGGQESWTPVQQQIPAPTSSGYGDQSGPADFPSGGQSSGGYGAAEVITVPNVPIDSYGGSEQQSYGGSSSSGGGDFGGSFSSGGYGESPAVGPSTDGGYGGGSSAGGFGAAEFHGESQSQGYEAEGGPASVGYGQSSPQQESSGYGGAPSLPIQVQPQIPSGGGYQSGNNQGSNAGGYGQSAAPIQPLPQSGGNSYGGGQQVPVPRLPSAGNYGQSAAPAIPIPQSSGGYGGQSSQGSSGYGSPQPQPVPVPSGGGGYGGGGSSQQQQGSSGYGGQQSPIPSIPIPQSGYGGQSSQGPSGYGSAQSPPSVPAPSGGGGYGGGGSSQQQGSSGYGGQQIPVPIPQSGYGGQSSQGSSGYGSPQPQPVPVPSGGGGYGGGGSSQQQGSGSYGGQQSPVPIPQSSGSYGGQSSQGPSGYGGAPSAPSGGAGYGGGGSNQQGSGYGGQQSPVPAIPIPQSNGGGYGGQPSIPRPAGPSGYGGGGSSQQQQGSSGYGGQSTAPVQRPAAAQSGGNYGGSQSRPAGYSGGAGSSQQGYSNGPAPQQHGQSSSGNYGGGQQQAPIQRPSLPSGGGSYQPRPAPAQSSGNYGGQAPRPQSGGGYNGPSAGPIQRPSPPSQGGYGGSPPRPAPSGPSGYRGPSAPSFIPIAHAAQSSGGSYGSSGQQQQQQGYGGAPRPAPAPSGGGGYGGGNQQPPRPSGAGGYGSSNQQQQGSSGYGGQQQQRPSSSSNYGGAGPSAPRPSGGGGYGSSQPRPSVPAPSGGGGYGGSSQGSSGYGQSSVRPSAPSGGGGYGSAPSRPAPSSGGGGYSSGSQQQQSRPSAGNYGGGSSQGGGYGGGSARPPVPVPSGGGYGGNSGSSYGAGSAPVPVQVAPSKGISYGNSRSTGLSSLPPAMISLDAPFVPSVLLSSSASSSGYGR, encoded by the exons ATGTTCAAG TTCCTAGTGGTCAGCTGCCTCGTTGTGGCAGTTGCTCATGGCTCATCCATCGCTGCTGCAAAGAAAATCACAGAGCGCAGTGATTACGACACGGAATCTAT AGGAACGCCATTTTTCGGAGTAGGCCCGGAAGATAACAGCATCGACAGATCTGGAAATTACGGAAGTGAATCAGCTGGAAGTAGCGGCGCTGCTGGAGGTTACGGGGCTGGAGAATCTTCCGCTTCTTTTTCGGCTGGTCCGGAATACGGAAGCGGTAGCCAAGGATCTAGCGGCGGGTATGACTCATCATCCGGCTCAAGTGACGGAGGATACGGCGGCCAGGAATCCTGGACACCCGTCCAGCAACAAATTCCGGCACCCACTAGTAGCGGATACGGCGATCAATCCGGGCCAGCAGATTTCCCAAGTGGTGGCCAATCATCCGGCGGCTACGGCGCAGCGGAAGTCATTACGGTCCCAAATGTTCCCATCGACAGTTATGGTGGATCCGAGCAACAAAGTTACGgcggatcttcttcttccggagGAGGAGATTTCGGCGGTTCATTCTCCTCCGGTGGCTATGGCGAATCACCTGCTGTTGGTCCGTCCACCGACGGAGGATATGGAGGTGGATCGAGTGCTGGAGGCTTCGGTGCGGCTGAATTTCATGGCGAAAGTCAATCACAAGGTTACGAAGCTGAAGGAGGACCTGCTTCCGTCGGGTACGGCCAATCCTCTCCCCAGCAGGAATCTTCCGGTTATGGCGGAGCACCTTCTTTACCCATTCAAGTCCAGCCTCAGATTCCAAGTGGGGGCGGATACCAAAGCGGAAATAATCAGGGCAGCAATGCTGGAGGTTATGGCCAATCCGCTGCTCCAATCCAGCCCTTGCCTCAATCCGGTGGCAACAGTTACGGTGGTGGTCAGCAGGTTCCCGTTCCACGTCTTCCATCAGCTGGCAACTATGGCCAGTCTGCTGCCCCGGCTATTCCAATTCCGCAATCCAGTGGAGGTTATGGTGGACAATCATCGCAGGGCTCTTCCGGCTATGGTAGTCCACAGCCTCAACCTGTTCCGGTTCCTTCCGGCGGTGGTGGCTACGGTGGGGGCGGATcgagccaacaacaacaaggatcTTCAGGATATGGTGGCCAGCAATCTCCTATTCCGTCAATTCCAATTCCGCAATCCGGTTATGGCGGTCAATCATCGCAGGGGCCTTCCGGCTACGGTAGCGCACAGTCTCCTCCATCAGTTCCGGCTCCTTCGGGCGGTGGCGGCtacggtggtggtggatccAGCCAGCAACAAGGATCATCAGGATACGGTGGACAGCAGATTCCTGTTCCAATTCCGCAATCCGGTTATGGCGGTCAATCATCACAGGGTTCTTCCGGCTATGGTAGTCCACAGCCTCAACCTGTTCCGGTTCCTTCCGGTGGTGGAGGATACGGTGGTGGCGGATCAAGCCAACAACAAGGATCAGGATCATATGGAGGCCAGCAGTCCCCCGTTCCAATTCCGCAATCAAGTGGAAGTTATGGCGGACAATCATCACAGGGGCCTTCTGGTTATGGTGGTGCCCCTTCGGCTCCTTCCGGCGGAGCGGGCTACGGTGGAGGCGGGTCAAACCAACAAGGATCAGGATATGGAGGCCAGCAGTCCCCTGTACCGGCAATTCCAATTCCGCAATCAAATGGAGGCGGTTACGGCGGACAGCCGTCGATTCCACGACCTGCAGGCCCTTCCGGTTACGGTGGAGGCGGATCcagccagcaacaacagggaTCTTCAGGATATGGTGGCCAGTCAACTGCTCCAGTCCAAAGGCCAGCAGCGGCTCAATCAGGAGGTAATTACGGCGGATCGCAATCTCGTCCTGCTGGATACTCTGGCGGTGCAGGATCGAGCCAGCAAGGGTACAGCAATGGCCCAGCACCTCAGCAACACGGACAAAGTTCAAGTGGCAATTACGGCGGTGGCCAACAGCAGGCGCCAATCCAACGACCAAGTCTTCCATCCGGCGGCGGATCATATCAGCCAAGACCTGCTCCAGCACAAAGTTCAGGAAATTATGGCGGCCAGGCCCCACGGCCTCAATCCGGTGGCGGGTACAATGGGCCATCAGCTGGACCAATTCAGAGGCCTAGTCCTCCCAGTCAAGGAGGATATGGAGGTTCACCACCCCGCCCAGCTCCATCAGGTCCATCCGGATATCGAGGACCATCGGCTCCGTCTTTCATTCCCATTGCACATGCAGCTCAGTCTTCCGGCGGAAGTTACGGATCATCcggccaacaacagcaacaacagggaTATGGGGGTGCACCTCGCCCAGCTCCAGCTCCATCCGGAGGTGGTGGATACGGTGGTGGAAATCAGCAGCCTCCTAGACCATCCGGTGCTGGAGGGTATGGATCATCTAACCAGCAACAGCAAGGATCGTCAGGATATGGAggccaacaacagcaaaggCCGTCGTCTTCATCAAATTACGGGGGCGCCGGTCCATCAGCACCTCGTCCTTCCGGCGGTGGAGGATACGGATCGTCTCAGCCCCGCCCATCAGTTCCAGCTCCTTCCGGCGGAGGGGGCTACGGTGGATCAAGCCAAGGATCGTCAGGATATGGTCAATCCTCCGTAAGGCCATCAGCTCCTTCCGGCGGTGGTGGCTATGGATCAGCCCCATCACGTCCAGCTCCATCATCCGGAGGTGGCGGCTACAGTAGCGgatctcagcagcagcaatctcGTCCATCGGCTGGAAACTATGGTGGTGGCAGTAGCCAAGGAGGTGGGTACGGTGGTGGATCGGCTCGTCCTCCAGTCCCGGTTCCTTCCGGCGGTGGGTACGGAGGAAATTCCGGATCTAGCTATGGCGCTGGATCAGCCCCAGTTCCCGTGCAAGTGGCCCCTTCCAAAGGAATCAGTTATG GTAATAGCCGCTCGACTGGATTGAGCTCTCTGCCTCCGGCGATGATTTCATTGGACGCTCCGTTCGTCCCGTCTGTTCTCCTTTCGTCCAGCGCTTCGTCCAGCGGATACGGCCGTTGA
- the LOC124196782 gene encoding alpha-(1,3)-fucosyltransferase C-like, with product MSFCILHRRILASIILIVFLFGAGWQMMYSPVRENQLMTSTPIGSADAKEFNSSTIGDSKNKEHSINVTPEKSSPSETTIVLGLFTDRSTSAPTTVSKATVSSERYELMEAYANDPPLKVAEPAARFKRILLWNEAFYGSKNFEIGNGRDGFREFECPVWQCETSDNRTDAHQYDAVVFHLRGWKPDNVPQRRSPHQRYVFWSWEAPVWRIYGDDTSAMANFFNWTMTHRWDSDMIHPYGYITPTGNVPLHPTPNQMKKLLLSSNETTKVNYAQGKTKMAAWFVSHCNSQMSRRIEMVNILQNYIRVDVYGACGNLTCPKKQDKSFVSSDECRDMVAKNYKFYFALENSLCRHYVTEKFFDNLRRPILPVVYGLHDDHEKLAPPHSFINAAKFKSMKALADYLILLDKNDTLYNEYFWWKPHFRVRDSQRDKNQGMCHLCAALHDPTRPRQIYADMTDWWEKQAKCQIPEIS from the exons ATGTCATTCTGCATCCTGCACCGCCGAATATTGGCAAGTATCATCTTAATTGTTTTCCTATTTGGAGCCGGATGGCAGATGATGTACAGTCCAGTCAGAGAAAATCAACTGATGACATCAACGCCAATTGGGTCAGCAGATGCTAAGGAGTTTAACTCGTCGACTATTGGCGACAGCAAGAATAAGGAACATAGCATCAATGTTACGCCGGAGAAATCATCGCCATCAGaaacaacaattgtattaggCCTATTCACTGACAGAAGCACTTCAGCACCAACAACCGTTTCAAAAGCGACCGTCAGCAGCGAACGTTACGAGCTGATGGAGGCATATGCAAACGATCCACCGTTAAAGGTTGCTGAGCCAGCAGCACGTTTCAAGCGGATACTCTTGTGGAACGAG GCTTTTTATGGCAGCAAGAATTTCGAGATTGGAAACGGTCGTGATGGCTTCCGTGAATTCGAATGCCCAGTGTGGCAGTGCGAAACGTCAGACAACCGAACCGACGCCCACCAATACGACGCCGTCGTCTTTCATCTTCGCGGATGGAAACCCGACAATGTGCCACAACGTCGCTCACCTCATCAGCGCTACGTGTTTTGGAGTTGGGAGGCGCCAGTTTGGCGCATCTACGGCGACGACACGAGTGCTATGGCCAATTTCTTCAACTGGACCATGACGCACCGGTGGGACTCGGACATGATCCACCCTTACGGCTACATCACACCAACGGGAAACGTCCCCCTTCATCCCACTCCAAATCAGATGAAGAAACTTTTGTTATCGTCTAATGAAACCACCAAAGTCAATTACGCCCAGGGAAAGACCAAAATGGCCGCCTGGTTCGTGTCGCATTGCAACTCGCAGATGAGCCGCAGAATTGAAATGGTCAATATACTTCAAAATTACATCCGAGTCGACGTGTACGGCGCGTGTGGAAATCTGACGTGCCCAAAGAAACAAGATAAATCTTTCGTGTCGAGCGACGAATGCCGGGACATGGTGgccaaaaattacaaattctaTTTCGCCCTGGAGAATTCCCTCTGCCGCCATTACGTCACCGAAAA ATTTTTCGACAACTTGCGCCGCCCGATCCTGCCCGTCGTTTACGGCCTCCACGACGATCACGAAAAACTGGCACCGCCGCATTCCTTCATCAACgccgccaaattcaaatcaatgaAAGCCCTGGCCGATTATCTGATCCTCCTGGACAAGAACGACACGCTGTACAACGAGTATTTTTGGTGGAAGCCTCACTTCCGGGTGCGGGACAGCCAGCGGGACAAGAACCAGGGCATGTGCCACCTGTGCGCCGCCCTGCACGACCCGACTCGCCCGCGCCAAATCTACGCCGACATGACCGACTGGTGGGAAAAACAAGCCAAGTGTCAGATACCCGAAATTTCATAA